GGCGCGCTCGTGGAAGGACGCCAGGTGGACCAGGATCCTCTCCGCATTGGCGCTGGGGGCCCCCGTGCCCGGGGCGACCGCGGCGGCCTGCGGCGCCGGGCTGCCGGGCAGGCTCGTGCCGTGTCGGCCGGTGTCCACGGCGAGCATCAAGGCGGCGGCGGCGGCGACTGCGCTGGCGCCGATCCAGAGTCGTTGCCACGGGCCCAGGAATCGGACGCCGCGCAGTCGCAAACTCACTCCTTGGCCGTCGATGGTGCGCACGGCCTCGCGTACGTGCCTCGTCGTCACCGTCCCGGTTTCCTCGACGAAGGCGATCAGCAGCGACGCGTCGCAGACCTTGTTGATGTCCCGCGGCACGCCGCGGGCGATACGGTGGATCAGCTGGCAGGCGTCGCTGGTGAAATTCACCGGGCGCGACGGGTTGGCGACGCGCAAGCGGTGGGCGATGTAGAGGCCGGTTTCGCTGCCGCTCATGGGCTCGACCTGGATGAAGAGCTCGACGCGCTGGCGCAGCTGCCGCAGCGCGTGGGACTCCAGGGTGGCGAGCAGCTCGGGCTGGCCGACGAGAACGATGTGCAGCAGCTTTTCGTGCCGCGTTTCCAGGTTGGTGAGGAGCCGCAGCTCCTCCAACGTCTCCAGCGGCAGCGCCTGGGCTTCGTCGACGAAGAGCACCGTGCGCCGTCCGGCGCCGCGTTCGTGCAACAAGTGCTCGTAGAGGGCGCGGGCGAGCTCCCCCTTGCTCGTCGCCTGGGAGCCGAGCCCCAGCTCGTCGGCCAGAGCGCGCAGCAACTGCTCCCCGGAAAGGGTGGGGTTGAAGATGTAGGCGGTGCGCAATCCTGGCCGGGCCTGATCGAGATAGCGATTCACCAGGGTGGTCTTACCCGTCCCGACTTCCCCGGTCATCACCGCAATGCCCTTGCCGTCGCGGACCGCGTACTCCAGGCGCGACAGCCCTTCGCGCGCACTCTCGGAGACGAAGAGCATGCTCGGGTCGGCGACGAGCCGGAAGGGCGGTTTGGTGAAGCGGTAGTAGCTTTCGTACATCATTGGCCCCGGCTCAATAGGCGCCCTTGCGGGCGATGACTGCGGGCAACGTGTGCAGCACGATCCACAGGTCCAGCTGCAAGCTGCGGCGCCGCAGGTACTCCAGGTCGAGACGCATCCACTCGTCGAAGCCGATGTGGCTCCGTCCG
The Candidatus Krumholzibacteriia bacterium DNA segment above includes these coding regions:
- a CDS encoding AAA family ATPase translates to MMYESYYRFTKPPFRLVADPSMLFVSESAREGLSRLEYAVRDGKGIAVMTGEVGTGKTTLVNRYLDQARPGLRTAYIFNPTLSGEQLLRALADELGLGSQATSKGELARALYEHLLHERGAGRRTVLFVDEAQALPLETLEELRLLTNLETRHEKLLHIVLVGQPELLATLESHALRQLRQRVELFIQVEPMSGSETGLYIAHRLRVANPSRPVNFTSDACQLIHRIARGVPRDINKVCDASLLIAFVEETGTVTTRHVREAVRTIDGQGVSLRLRGVRFLGPWQRLWIGASAVAAAAALMLAVDTGRHGTSLPGSPAPQAAAVAPGTGAPSANAERILVHLASFHERAQAEAFARRALLPPGRKLYLQSAEDQEARWVRVFLGDFADAREAGDFARVALEERRFAYATAVRVPGRALETWEER